In bacterium (Candidatus Blackallbacteria) CG13_big_fil_rev_8_21_14_2_50_49_14, the genomic stretch AGTTTGGCCTCGGGCAAAAGGCAAAGTTTGCCGGCCTGGTGGGAACGAATTAAATCTCCTGTAATCAGGGTATGGCCGTCAATCAAAAAAGCCAGTTCACCGGGAGTCTTTGAACCTTCAAGCTGATAAACTCTAAGCCCGGGAACAGGCTCCTGCCCATCGCTTAAATTCATTTGTCTGGGCAGCAAATTGGGCTCAGAGGCAGGCCCCCAGAGTGTTGCGCCTGTTTGCTCTGCCAGTTCTATCGCAAAGCGCAGATGGTCAGAATTGCTGATTAAAATATGCCTGAGGGTTCCCAGGCTTTTTAAATGGTTCAGATCGTGTTCGCTCATGGGCAGGGGGTCAAAAGCACAGTTGCCCTCGGGACGAATCCAAAGCACAGAGTGGAAATCCAGGTTCCTTTCTGGGTTGAATTCGCTCCAGCCCCAAAACTCAGGTCTGTGTAGTGCTTTCATCGGGGACCTCTTTGCAGTCGATTTCAAGGCATTGTACTCCGAACCCTGGAGATCGGAGAACGCTTTGGCTGATCTTGCCCCATCTTACAAAAGGAGAAGCGGTTCAAATTCTTGGTC encodes the following:
- a CDS encoding MBL fold metallo-hydrolase → MKALHRPEFWGWSEFNPERNLDFHSVLWIRPEGNCAFDPLPMSEHDLNHLKSLGTLRHILISNSDHLRFAIELAEQTGATLWGPASEPNLLPRQMNLSDGQEPVPGLRVYQLEGSKTPGELAFLIDGHTLITGDLIRSHQAGKLCLLPEAKLKDKQQAQASVRRFLDCSDLETVLTGDGWPIFGAGRQAIQALVAGFT